One genomic window of Acidimicrobiia bacterium includes the following:
- a CDS encoding PQQ-binding-like beta-propeller repeat protein produces the protein MVGNRSRLLVVVGLVVAIVGALPAVSRAATATASATARASDEWPQYAGGADHVGVNALDPSFTRTSVTTMHTRWTGDIGGQATSSSPVVANGIVYVGSADGDLDAFNAAGCLDAFSDCEPLWTGHTRNGIYGAPAVDGNTVFVASGDRHLYAFDARGCGNATTCAPVWRGWLGSAALTSIAIANGTVYVTNYGGKLLAFAASGCGETMCHPRWTGSGAGHSTSAAAVSGGFVYFGTYRGLHGHLYAFAAGGCAAVTCKPVWQASLSGVGFSSPTVARGNLYISSGTFDGGGVIAVFRASGCGAAECAESWHAVLGDDAPSAAPAVSGSTLLVAAQGSLDPNREGVVEAFPADGCGHRACTPTWTGGNFGAGSESAPVVTNGIVLIAKGPASGVPVDAGVYAFKASGCGAPNCDPIAFFQVGTAQDYLGSSIAVGEGLLFFASFDNNRNRSTLYVLEA, from the coding sequence ATGGTCGGGAACCGGAGCCGTTTGCTGGTCGTGGTGGGGCTCGTCGTCGCGATCGTCGGCGCGTTGCCGGCGGTGTCGCGCGCCGCGACCGCGACCGCGTCCGCGACCGCACGCGCGAGCGACGAGTGGCCGCAGTACGCGGGCGGCGCGGACCACGTCGGCGTGAACGCGCTCGACCCGTCGTTCACGCGCACGTCGGTGACGACCATGCACACGCGCTGGACCGGCGACATCGGTGGTCAGGCGACGAGCTCGTCGCCGGTCGTCGCGAACGGCATCGTCTACGTCGGCAGCGCCGACGGGGATCTCGACGCGTTCAACGCGGCCGGATGTCTCGACGCGTTCAGTGACTGCGAGCCGCTCTGGACCGGTCACACGCGCAACGGCATCTACGGCGCGCCCGCGGTCGACGGCAACACCGTGTTCGTCGCGTCGGGCGATCGTCACCTGTACGCCTTCGACGCACGCGGCTGTGGGAACGCGACGACGTGCGCGCCGGTGTGGCGCGGGTGGTTGGGGAGTGCCGCGCTGACGTCGATCGCGATCGCGAACGGCACCGTGTACGTCACGAACTACGGCGGCAAGCTCCTCGCGTTCGCGGCATCGGGCTGTGGTGAGACCATGTGCCACCCGCGTTGGACGGGCTCGGGTGCGGGCCACAGCACGTCGGCGGCGGCGGTCAGCGGCGGGTTCGTGTACTTCGGCACGTACCGCGGGCTGCACGGTCATCTCTATGCGTTCGCCGCCGGCGGGTGCGCCGCGGTGACGTGCAAGCCGGTGTGGCAGGCCTCGTTGTCGGGCGTGGGATTCAGCTCGCCGACGGTCGCACGCGGCAACCTCTACATCTCGAGCGGCACGTTCGACGGCGGCGGCGTGATCGCGGTGTTCCGCGCGTCGGGATGCGGCGCAGCCGAGTGCGCGGAGTCGTGGCACGCCGTCCTCGGCGACGACGCGCCGAGCGCGGCGCCCGCGGTGTCGGGCTCGACGTTGCTCGTCGCCGCGCAGGGCAGCCTCGACCCGAACCGCGAAGGCGTCGTCGAGGCGTTCCCGGCCGACGGTTGCGGGCACCGCGCGTGCACGCCGACGTGGACCGGCGGCAACTTCGGGGCTGGCTCCGAATCCGCGCCCGTCGTGACGAACGGGATCGTGCTGATCGCGAAGGGCCCGGCGTCGGGCGTGCCCGTCGACGCGGGCGTCTACGCCTTCAAGGCGTCCGGATGCGGCGCACCCAACTGCGATCCGATCGCGTTCTTCCAGGTCGGCACCGCGCAGGACTACCTGGGCTCGTCGATCGCCGTCGGTGAGGGGTTGCTGTTCTTCGCGTCGTTCGACAACAACCGGAACCGGTCGACGCTCTACGTGTTGGAGGCCTGA